A single genomic interval of Microbacterium sp. zg-Y1090 harbors:
- a CDS encoding DUF1294 domain-containing protein: protein MTTGSTRTRRPDVAGPRARDMSKPLPSSLSWTVLCVFATAFTVAYFAADLPLWIPALYLVMSAWSFAAYGVDKSAAKAGRRRVSEQALLTVGLVGGWPGSLIAQQVFRHKTRKRSFRRVFWFTVLINVAVLAGLVYVAVTEPGTLDLPFLTSVAAI, encoded by the coding sequence GTGACCACCGGCTCAACCCGAACGAGACGACCCGACGTCGCCGGTCCGCGTGCCCGCGACATGTCCAAGCCGCTTCCTTCCTCGCTGAGCTGGACAGTCCTCTGCGTTTTCGCGACCGCGTTCACGGTTGCGTATTTTGCGGCCGACCTCCCGCTGTGGATCCCTGCGCTCTACCTCGTGATGAGCGCCTGGAGCTTCGCCGCCTACGGAGTCGATAAGTCGGCGGCGAAGGCAGGCCGTCGGCGCGTTTCGGAGCAGGCACTTCTCACGGTCGGTCTCGTCGGCGGCTGGCCGGGATCTCTGATTGCGCAGCAGGTCTTCCGGCACAAGACGCGCAAGCGTTCCTTCAGGCGTGTGTTCTGGTTCACGGTACTGATCAACGTCGCCGTACTCGCCGGCCTCGTCTACGTCGCGGTGACGGAACCCGGGACGCTTGACCTGCCGTTCCTCACGTCCGTCGCAGCGATCTGA
- a CDS encoding DoxX family protein, with product MSAAGRDEDRSSSRAADSSADTVPRRIGRWMLGAFLLFTGVGHLTFARAAFVAQVPAWLPLPVDLVVLASGAVEIALGLALLLWAGQRVLIGWLTAAFFVAIFPGNIEQFVSGTDAFGLDTDLSRGIRLLFQPLLVIWALWSTGAWRGWRDRVIASRADRAGPDADER from the coding sequence ATGAGCGCCGCGGGTCGTGACGAGGATCGCTCCTCCTCACGCGCCGCGGACAGCTCGGCCGACACCGTCCCGCGCAGGATCGGCCGGTGGATGCTGGGCGCCTTCCTCCTGTTCACCGGCGTAGGCCATCTCACCTTCGCTCGCGCGGCGTTCGTCGCGCAGGTGCCCGCGTGGCTGCCCCTCCCGGTCGACCTCGTGGTGCTCGCATCCGGTGCCGTCGAGATCGCGCTCGGTCTCGCACTGCTGCTGTGGGCGGGGCAGCGTGTGCTGATCGGATGGCTCACCGCGGCGTTCTTCGTTGCGATCTTCCCGGGCAACATCGAACAGTTTGTCAGCGGTACGGATGCCTTCGGGCTGGACACCGATCTCTCCCGTGGCATCCGTCTGCTGTTCCAACCGCTGCTCGTCATCTGGGCGCTCTGGTCGACCGGCGCCTGGCGGGGGTGGCGCGACCGCGTCATCGCCTCCCGTGCTGATCGAGCCGGCCCGGACGCGGACGAGCGCTGA
- a CDS encoding GNAT family N-acetyltransferase produces the protein MATTHEIKPLTLETYPAWLALAEKHNGVWGGCWCSYFHGDTDATVKNDYDGPTFKRRLIEEGVAHAALVFDGDDAIAWCQYGSPDELPGIYHRKQYDAGETRPAPWRITCFFVDRDHRRGGVAREALDGALGLIAQAGGGEVVSFPNELPPGKRTSSSFLHNGTRAMFEKAGFTFERHIGKSKTVMRKTIPAASA, from the coding sequence ATGGCGACGACGCACGAGATCAAGCCGCTCACCCTCGAGACCTACCCGGCGTGGCTGGCGCTGGCCGAGAAACACAACGGCGTCTGGGGCGGCTGCTGGTGCTCGTACTTCCACGGCGACACCGACGCGACGGTCAAGAACGACTACGACGGCCCCACGTTCAAACGCCGGCTGATCGAAGAAGGCGTCGCACACGCGGCGCTGGTGTTCGACGGCGACGACGCGATCGCGTGGTGTCAGTACGGCAGCCCGGACGAGCTGCCGGGCATCTACCACCGCAAGCAGTACGACGCCGGCGAGACGCGCCCCGCCCCGTGGCGCATCACGTGCTTCTTCGTCGACCGCGACCATCGCCGCGGAGGCGTCGCGCGCGAGGCGCTCGACGGCGCGCTGGGCCTGATCGCCCAGGCGGGCGGCGGCGAGGTCGTCTCCTTCCCCAACGAGCTTCCGCCGGGCAAGCGCACGTCGTCATCGTTTCTTCACAATGGAACGCGCGCGATGTTCGAGAAGGCCGGCTTCACCTTCGAGCGCCACATCGGCAAGAGCAAGACGGTGATGCGCAAGACGATCCCTGCCGCGTCGGCCTGA